The DNA segment TTTGATTGAAATTTGATATTCAGATCTTTATGAGCTGAGTATGAAATACGCAAATTACAAGAACCAACATGGGCTGGTAGCAGGTATCTACATACCAAAGCATAAGTAAATTagcaaatttattatttatcagaCTATGCCAAATCAAAGATGGGTTTGAagaataagaagaaaataaacaaacacTACTTGCCTTGGTATGCTTCTTCCATCCAGTGCCTCCCTAGCAGCAGAAGCAGTTTCAGCATCAGTGAACTGAATCAGAGCCTGGCAAGGCATTAAACATTGTCAACACTATGATTGAACCAGGAAGAGACATGTTGAAGTACTGCAATGATAATTTACTAACCTGGAAACCTGCAGTCTTTTCAAATGTTGCGATTTTGTGAACAAAGCCGAAAGCCGAAAACACCTGAATAAAGAGTAAAGAACTAGTTCATACATCATATTCTTTTCACCTTAATCTTTGTTTGGTTATtccttaaataaaaatgttggaTGATTATATAGTTCAGCAGACAATCCAAAAAACCATCACAGATGTTACAATCACAAAGCAATgtcaagaaagaaaaataagttcCAAACAGATAAGAAATAAGTGCAGAATGACACCTGTACTTATATGCGTGACCATAGAAAGGTGTATGACGTACATGACAAATATTCCAAACTGTCTCCAACAAAAGTATCTAAATATGAGATCACCATCTGTGGTTCAACCGATTTCAGTAAAATTGACATATGATTTAATCAGGTCAGGATTCTGTCTAAATCTAAATAACAAGGGCAAAAGATAAAAgatcatattattaaataaaaaaaaggaaactgtATAGAAATAAAAGGTATTAAAACTCAGATATGTTACTATATGATTGTTGTATTAGGAGTTGTCATGATGTTTACTTTAAGAATAACCCTCTTTTATTGGGattgggattttttttttccacatCCTCTAATCAAACAAGAAGCTTGCAAAATCACAGACACACAAAAATGAACTGGAGAAATGAAATAAAACTCAGTCGCACTAACCAAATGGATAACATCAATGCTCACATCCCCAGCCTCCACACCTTCAATAGTTACCAGCAAGACATTTCCAGGAATATCTCCAGGACTTTTGTTGTTGACAATTTCATGTCTATTAGAATACTGAATGTAAACAGTTTTGCCACGAACCATAGCAGGTTCTGAAGATGAAGCATAATACGAAACCATTGAAATGGCTTGATTTAGATCTACCTGGCAAAGCATTTAACTTGAGAGTTCAGTAATGAGAGTAGCAAAATCATACAAAAATACCAGGTATCACAACGTAAGAAAACAAAATACATCCTCAACCACTCAGCAGACACttaaaatacaaattaagaTTCAAGAGAAAGTAACTGACGAAAAGTAGCAAAAACAAAAAGTTTATAGTCCAGACACTTGTATTGAAATGAAaatcttaatatttatttacaatataaTTAAGGTCCAGTCTAAACATAAGGAGAAAGCTTCTATCTCAACTAAAAGAGAATTGAACGGCCATAGTGGTACATGGTGGAGttaattcaagcaacaagactTATGACTCCGCCTAGATACATTATGGGTGCTCCAAGGCTGTGAAGACCAGACCTCTACTAGAAATCCTAACAAGCAGTAATAGTTGGTCATCACTAATATCCACAATACGGACCTCTCCGCTAAAAACGGTATGATGAACATATTTTTCCCTTGTCAACAAAAAATCTCTCCAAAATTTCACTCCTTACAAGAACGGTTAACATCTTAACTCTTGGTTTACGAAATTATCAATGGTTTATTTTAATTAGCCATCCACACTTCTTGCCCAATCCACTACGATAGGGCAGATTGGTTAAATTTATGCATCGACAACAGTGTATAAATGTACGCAATTGCGAGTGTCATCCTTAGGTTATTCGAAGCCGTatcttttaaaatgtaaaacaaTCGACGCGTTTATTTCAGAAGTGAGACCAGtgaaaatgagaagaaaaaaatggatATAAACGAAATACCTAATTCCGATACCCTAAGCAAAAGAGTGAAATAAAACACGATAGCAAACAAAATTCGGGGATTCTAAAAGCCATAGCCGGCTACTCAGAGCTGAAGTTGTCACGAATCAATAAATGCACGGCTTAAAACCCTAAAATTAAAGAGCGATTGAAAACaataagaagagaaagaagGAAGAGGGAGTTACGAATTCAACAAAAGCCTGGTTGCGATTGGCGCCGACATTGCATTTGGTGTTGACGATCTTACCGAAGGGCTTGCAGAGCTCTCTGAGCTCCTCCTCGGAGCATTCCCAGGGGAGGTTGCGAAGGTGCAGCACCTTGGAGGGGGTCTGAGTGTATCGGAACTGGTGCTGGCTCGAGGTTGACATCACTTCAAGATTCCGACGGTGGAACCGCGATCGATGCGAGATGCGAGATTCGAGATGTGAGATTCTTGCTTAGGGCGAAATCGGAGCCACTCTCTAGCTTCGTCTGGTTTTCTAGAAAGTGTGAGGATATTTTTCCTATCACAATATGTGAAGAAGAATTATCTGGGTTGCGATTGTCACTGTGATTGCGATGCCATATTTAACCTCTTTCGCATAAGACTTAAATAACCTTATACAAaacttaatgaaaattaaataaaaaacttaaaagacaATAATTCATGTATTATTAATTCAtgagaaatttataaaatattacataGATATGTGTGATGTCATTCTTTTTTGTCTTACTTTATCTTTGTAGTATGTAATACGTGATACATTTgatcaaatataaataattgaaataaaattctaaatttgatcAGAAAATATCCTCAAGATGATAtccaaaacaaataaaattatatggtTTAAATTTGATTAGTACAAAActtatatcttatatattacCAAAGGTATTatcaatgtatttttaaaagttttattttgcttagtttattttaattaatgaaactcttaatattattgaataatatcaatatttattGTTTTGTAAGATTATGTTGGAATCTTGCGAAGTAACTTCTTCGGTCTAAGTTTTTTTGGCTTTTAGGTTTGATGGTCTTCTGCTCAATCCAATCATTCGAGTTGAATAGGATACCTGCGAAGGTAATTCAACGATCAAGTTAGACTGATTACAATATGCAGGTGACTAGAAAGTGAAAAAATACCTTTAGTGTTGGGATCCCCTCTtctatttatacttttttgaTGAACCTCAACTCTTGTAAACTTGCATGTGAGTCCAAATGAGGGCTCAACTATCCCCTAATCGCGGTTTATCATTTAAGTGTGatttatttaaagttaattaTATGCTTATGAATTATGTTCGGGTCAGTATAGTTTATTCGGTCTTCTCGACTATTCGGCCATATCGAACTTCTCGATCATCCGGTATTACACTTtcatatttaagttttttattttatatatttctaatttattataatagatattttaaaatgtgAATTAGATTTGTCGAGGTAAAATATGCATGATATACTTTTCTATATCTTCGCATATCAATAATGATACTGATTTTGCATAATGTTAATTAAACGCAAATGTTtatctaatataaaaatattaaacaaatacTTTTGAAgtctttaatgtttttaataaaaataattatctgTTAATTATTGTTagaattttaattctaaaaaactaaatatactGTGGTTAATAAACCAATAtggaaaagtaaaaaaaaaaatctataataaatttagatatttttaattaaatttttataaaaaacatttataatcATTAGTTTTGTATTTATCATGTGATTTGTTGGATGAGAATAAATaaaagcaaaaacaaaaataaaacaaaaattcaaacagtagacttttaaaaacaatatcaaCAAAATGAGGGTTAGAGTCAAAAGTAGTCAAGAATGAGGGTTAGAGTCAAAAGTAATCAAGTTGGTTGTAAGTTTTTTATTTCACGACCTTTAGACGCAACTTCAATTCTACTCGAGTTCCACAATCTCCTAACATTATaattaagtttttgttttgtttgttttgtttttttatcatagTTTAACACGTTTTCATTTTTACTTCATTTTCAATCTCATATGAACAAGTTGTCTATTATCACTTTGAACCAAAATAATAAAAGCCACATGTCATTGAATGCTCCACAAATAAACCTCTTTGTTGGATGTCATTCATTACCTTCATGCACAACTCCAGCTCCAAGTTTGTTATACTATTTAATCTCAAACATGTTTCGTAGTCTTCCAAAATTGTGTTTAggttttccttttattttcttttttactttagTCGTGTTAACCACACAACTATGTTATCTAGTTTTAACACAAAATAATATGCGAAGAGAATTAAACAAGATAAcgaaacaaaataacaaaacaagtgaaaaatatacaaattttaaataataagtagaaatttaattaagaatatcttaaaaattaataagtcaactaaaaaatattgttttaaaatgGGGAGAGTAATATTTATGTTACGTCACAGAAGTACAAGACATTTGTACTTGATTAGTTAACTCaccaataatattaaatttatcaataattataattttttaaagtcaATTAATAGATATAgtaatagattttattttttatattaaatactcaattattcaatacttgtaggaaaaataaaacaataatccATAACACTTGTTATTGATAGGctaaaataaattagaatattaaaaaacaactaatgcaaatatatatataatagactTGTAAAAAAATCATACTTAAAAATCGGAAGAGtaaatctaaaatttattattgaatctatttattaatctttttcaattctttatatAAATTACATTCCTTTTTAATTACAACATGGACCCTCAACCTAAATTGAGTAGGGAAGAGGTTTATCAAGTGAAAAATCCATAAATAAATTACAACATAAGTTGTGTCTAATCGGTTTaagttctttttcttttcttattattttgtttcaatttaaATTACCTTACATGTTATTATTTAACAATTGTCTaagttaaaaaatgaatttgtgtTTGTAGCTATTTTATTTCATGCAACTTCTGAAAcaattaaacaaataaatgaacCAATTAAAACTATACATATTTTTAGGAtttgcaaaacaaaataatacaAACCCTCTTGATTTAAGCATCTGATTGATCTCCGCCACAAACTCCACTTGCTTCACCAAGTGCACAAACAAGTAATCACCAAAGAACACAAAATCAAAGGTCTTATCGCCAAATGAAATCATCTCACATCAATCAAATTTCACAAGCGACTTTACCCCTTTAGTTTTTCACATAGTTTTCCACCGTCGAGGACCTTGTGAACATGCTAATCGCGATAAAAAGGGTGGTAAacattaaattcataaatttgaCCATTGACCAAATTACGTGGTTGTCGTCAAAATAATATTAGGATTTATGATCAGAGTTGTGGTTGTGAAACTTCTCTTTCATCTTTTTGACAAAGGAATTCATATCCTGTGATATCATAATATACGAATGATGAAAGTGATAAAGGAAGGAAATAAGAAGTGATTCAAAGAGAGATATTTCATGATTTCTTATTATGttatgttttggaagtggaacAAACTTTAACTAGTATCAGAAAACACCATTGTTATCTAATATGATATAATccttataatttatatttttctcaaCCAATATCATAAGCAAAAATTTCCATATTTTTCAACTAAGattctaattaaatttattgagtctctttattaacaattaataaatataactcTTTAAAGCGATCCCATTGACATTACATATACGAAAAGAACCATCGGcgcaatttttttaatatacatatataatatattgttaactaactaactaaattaaatataaaaaagaaaagtaacaTGAATAATAAAAAGAGTAGACAACTTAGGTGCGTTAGTGTTAGTACAATTTTATACATAGGTGAGCTGCACATTAACTACACTAGCTGTAAATTATCAAAACCAACGCAATGAAAACTATCGAATCCCCCAATCCAAGTTTCCTTCCTCGTGGTTTCACTGCAACCATTATCCAAATATATTGGTTAGAGATTCTATATTGactaaaattaagaaataaaattaggtttaaagtttattttttttatttaatcatacAATCCTTATCCCTTAGTTGCAATATCTCACAGTAACAATAGGTCCCATACTGGAAGAGGATTAACACAAAATGAAACCAGGAAGTTGAGTCCATCAATGAATACCTTCTCTTAACAAATGGACCTCCACACtgcaagaaaaaaatgtttgtgGTGAGCACCAATAAAAGAACACTTATGATGAAAGAGAGAGGTTACCAATAGTATGTATATATTATcaatacttatatataaatatgagaTTTCCCATTATAACTATTGACTATTTTCTGtgcatataattttttatatattttatttttatatcaatgttttattttattaaaaaaaattataaatttatcttctatgtattttttttaagtttctctatactatatgattttaataataACTATTCGAATaaacaaaacttaaaaaaaaaatacttatgatTGTTATATGGATATAAAgtgaaatttaaagaaaaaaagaaaaattttcaaataaaatagtgTACATTTATTCCTATGATATACatggtatttttatttttattttagtctgATTAtactttaaaagtaaaaaataaactataaacactaaaattaacttttgagtacatcttaaaaatataatacattataaataatatatatatataagattaCTTATAAGATATAAgatgtaaaaaattaaattaaatacttattTTGACAATCgtataatcaaaataatttaataaagatatattttagaataaaaaactaTTGTGAAGATAAATAAAGATTGTAAGAAAATTGATAACATTAGTGTTGtattattttgatgataatTAACTAATGTAAAATTTTGTAACAACATTTTGATTTTGTGAAAAactgatatattaaaaaaaatataataaaattaataagaaataaagaaaaaacaactGGAGAGAAATAAAGATT comes from the Phaseolus vulgaris cultivar G19833 chromosome 8, P. vulgaris v2.0, whole genome shotgun sequence genome and includes:
- the LOC137823503 gene encoding polypyrimidine tract-binding protein homolog 1-like isoform X2 is translated as MSTSSQHQFRYTQTPSKVLHLRNLPWECSEEELRELCKPFGKIVNTKCNVGANRNQAFVEFVDLNQAISMVSYYASSSEPAMVRGKTVYIQYSNRHEIVNNKSPGDIPGNVLLVTIEGVEAGDVSIDVIHLVFSAFGFVHKIATFEKTAGFQALIQFTDAETASAAREALDGRSIPRYLLPAHVGSCNLRISYSAHKDLNIKFQSNRSRDYTNPMLPVNYTAIEGTVQTAIGPDGKRKEPESNVLLASIENMQYAVTVDVLHTVFSAFGTVQKIAIFEKNGQTQALIQYPDVMTAAAAREALEGHCIYDGGYCFQ